Within Roseofilum casamattae BLCC-M143, the genomic segment TGAATTCGGCCAGCGCTACACGATTGACTTTACCCTAGAATGGCAGGATAGATCGGCCCGACTCCGTAGCGGTTGGATTCTCGAGTGCGACTCACAAACCCCAAAATTAACGACTTGTTATCCCCTCACCTAAAACGGAGGCAATAAAGATGAAAACTAAAACCATCGAGTTATTAGATGTAGTTGCTCTCACTGTAGATCTGCCTGAATATCATTTATCTCAGGGACAAGTAGGAACTGTAGTCGAAATTTTAGCCAATGGAGAGGCTTTTGAAGTGGAATTTACCGATCGCAAAACCGGACAAACCTATGAATCTTTGGGGTTACGTCCGGAGCAACTTATGGTATTGCATTTTTCCATCGTTTAAGAAACCCC encodes:
- a CDS encoding DUF4926 domain-containing protein gives rise to the protein MKTKTIELLDVVALTVDLPEYHLSQGQVGTVVEILANGEAFEVEFTDRKTGQTYESLGLRPEQLMVLHFSIV